The Candidatus Denitrolinea symbiosum DNA window GGCTCACCTTATTGAATTTACTTGCGAACCACGAAGTGAGTCCGAGTAGGGCGACGGGGATGATGATCGCAATTGCGAAGGTAATACTGAACGTGATGGCGTAGTTGGTCGTGCCGACCGCGTTTTCCAACCACTTCAACATACTGCTCCACACTTCGAGCATGGTCACATTCTGGACGAAGACGATGCCCATGATGACCGCCGAGAGGAAGGCCTCTTCCATCTTCGGTTTGCGGACGAACCACAATTCCTTCGTAGGCGGGCGGACAGTCAACTGGATCGAGTCGTTCGGGCAGTTTTTGATGCAGTCCGCGCAGATGACGCAGTTGGCGTTGGAGTCCATCGTCTTGGGAAACTCGAACAGCGGACAGCCTGGCGCTTTTTCCGTGCCTTTGTAGCACGCGGCAATCGTGCAGGTGGCGCAGATTTCGGGCGTGCCGCGCAACGCCAACATGCCTGTACGGGCATAGTTTCCAGATAAACCGCCGAGGAAGCAAACGTGACGGCAGAAGGTGCGGCGTTCAAAGAATGAACCCGAGGCGATCACGCCCGTTGTAAGAGTCAGCATGAGGATACCCGAGCCGAAGGGGTTTTCTACCACACCCCAAACGTGGTCGCTCCAGGTGATGAAGATGAAGAGCGCGTCGATGATCCAAATGCCGTATTTTTTCAGGAACTTCGGAACGGGACGATTATTGCCGACAAATTTCTGAACCAGGTCGTTGATGGTCGCGAATGGACAGATGGCGCACCAGAAACGCCCGAGGAACAGGAAGATGATCGGGATGATCGGCCACCACAGCACCCAGGTCAGGGCGGTGCCGAGGTTGTCGTGCGCGGATTCGGGTCCGAGCAGGAGTTGGAACATGATCACCATGAAGAGGATCAAAGTCGGCCACTGGATGATTCCAGGGAACCAGCGACTACGCATGAATCGGTCAATGGGTTTGTATTGCAGGAGGTTGCCTCCGGCAAAGATACTTTTATTTCGGGGTTTGAGTTCGAGCGCCATGTTATTTTCCACCTTTCACGGTGATGGATTTTTGTTTCTTCAGCACGCCTGCCGCGGCAACGAGGGCGACATTCACTGCCGCAAAACTCCACAGCACAATGTTCTTGGAGTTCGAACCTGTCACCTTGACTACAAAATCGGCCTGCAACATTTCGCCGTCCACATGGAACATCACATGCACGTCATGCTCGCCAGTTGCTTCCAAGTGCGTTTGAACGATGTACATGCCATGTTCAGACTCAGTCATCGCAATTGGATTCGCAGATTCTTCATCGTGAGCGGGCGCGTCAGACGGATTGTTGGGGCGCATGACCCCAGTTTCCTGCGTCGGCTCCCCGCCCATATCCATGCCTGACATCGAATCCTGCGGGGCGCTGTCATGCGAGTCCGTCTCAGTTTCATCATGACCGTCCGCCTTTGGCGCAACAAGAATTTCCACATCGACGTCGCTGAGGGGCATGCCCATGCTGTCGGTGACCGTGACCACCAAAATATTCTCACCCTTCACCCACTCGTTCTGGCTGTCCAACGTGACATGATAGCCGTTTACCTCCATCTCCAGACCATCTCCGCCATCCCCTTCGCTTGCAGACACAGGAACAGGATTTGCGAAAATTGCTGTGATGACGAATAGCAAAATCGAACTTGCGTAGAGAATCTGTTTCATTGATCCTCCCCAACGGTGAGTGTGCAACTGAGCATTGATATGCCTCCGTGAAAAATTTAGAGTTGCGCTATCTTACCCATCCCAAGCAACCCTGCTCACCGCCGAATTGCCGTAAATTCCCCACGCCATTCTGCTTATGACGAACATCACCCAGTCTGTATGACTGGGTGATGTTGAAGTTTTCCATTGGATCACGGTTGTTTTTGGCGTTCCATTTCCTGAAGATACTTCTCAGGCTCCCTGTCGAATAATTGTTTGCACAGCGCGGCGCAGAAATAGTACGTTTCTCCTTTGTACGTGGAGGTTGCCGCGGCAGTCGCTTTTAGGATTCTCATGCCGCATACTGGGTCGGTTGTCATTCATTGCTCCTTATTGTTCGATTTCGTATCCTGCGTTTTCCCAGTCCACCATGCCGCCTGTCAGATTCCAGACATTGGTATAACCAAGAGACACAAGTTCATCCACCGCAATGGTGCTCATGCGCCCACTGCGACAGTAGAGGACAATCTTCGCGTTTTTATCGGCGGGCAGTTGCGACAGATTGGCGGGGTCTGCGATCTGGTCATACGGAATGGATAAATCCGTGCCAGCGATATTCCCCGCAAACGGGATGTGAACGTTGACGAAAACGAAATCCTTGTTTTTCAACATCGCGTTCAAATCATCCGCCATGACGTTCTGGTACGAACCTCCCGCTACCGTGACCGTTTCGCCCGTGACCTGCGCGGACTCGCCCTGGCAGGCCGTCAACACTACCAGTAGAAACACTGCCAGCAAAACAATTTTTTTCATCACACTCTCCATGCTTACGGAATTTCTCCCGCGAGTTCCTTGTCAATGATCTGGGTAAAGGCGGTCAGCGGTTGCGCGCCGACAAGCGCCAGTCCGTTGATGAAGAACGTGGGCGTGGACTGCACGCCGAGGCCGAGGGCAAAATCCGAATCGGCCTGCACCTGATTCTTGTATTTGTTGGTATTCACGCAATCCTCGAATGCAGATGTATTCAGCTTCAGGTCGCTCGCAATTTGCAGGTAGAGATCGCTTCCCAGTTTGTCCTGATTCTCGAAAATCTTGTCGTGGAAAGGCCAGAAGGCATTTTGCTCATTCGCGCACATGGAGGCTTCCGCGGCGGGGAAGGCCTCAGGGTGAATGGATGTTAGCGGCAGGTGGCGATAAACGAAGCGGATTTTTCCAGGATAGGCCGCCATCAATTGTTTGAAGGTCTGGTCGTAAAAGCGCTGGCAGAACGGACATTGGAAGTCGCTAAA harbors:
- a CDS encoding 4Fe-4S binding protein translates to MALELKPRNKSIFAGGNLLQYKPIDRFMRSRWFPGIIQWPTLILFMVIMFQLLLGPESAHDNLGTALTWVLWWPIIPIIFLFLGRFWCAICPFATINDLVQKFVGNNRPVPKFLKKYGIWIIDALFIFITWSDHVWGVVENPFGSGILMLTLTTGVIASGSFFERRTFCRHVCFLGGLSGNYARTGMLALRGTPEICATCTIAACYKGTEKAPGCPLFEFPKTMDSNANCVICADCIKNCPNDSIQLTVRPPTKELWFVRKPKMEEAFLSAVIMGIVFVQNVTMLEVWSSMLKWLENAVGTTNYAITFSITFAIAIIIPVALLGLTSWFASKFNKVSLVENFTRFGYAIIALDVAAHIAHNLFHLLAEGKSIFYTALALFGQEVHGASPALVSMETIQILQFGLIGLGFIGSLYAAYRIAKSSHPNGKAWTTFAPYAVLMVILTAMNIYLFILPMAMRM